One genomic segment of Protaetiibacter intestinalis includes these proteins:
- a CDS encoding dihydrolipoyl dehydrogenase family protein, translated as MGVREVDVIVIGAGAIGENVADRTTQGGLETVIVEEELVGGECSYWACMPSKALLRAGAALRAARAVAGAAEAVTGELDPRAVFRRRDRITHDRSDASQVQWLDGAGIELVRGHARFTGPRRVVVTASDGTVVELEARHAVAVCTGSVPVLPAVPGLAELDPWTSRDATSASEAPATLAVLGGGVVGCELATAYASLGSRVTLVARHGLLGGQEPFAADAVRAGLEGAGVRVLTDTDVVAAHAAEKNAVLTLGDGSRILAERVLVATGRTGRTRDLGIEELGLAAGDRIEVDDTLRVPGFEWLYAVGDVNGRALLTHQGKYQARAAGDAIAARAAGRAVDDAPWGAHVATADHRAVPQVTFTDPEVASVGLTAAAAERAGLRTRVLDYELSWLAGATVYADDYAGRARAVVDLDRGVLVGATFVGPDVGELLQAATIAVVGEVPLDRLWHAVPAYPTVSEVWLRWLEAFGRPGTTG; from the coding sequence ATGGGCGTGCGCGAGGTCGACGTGATCGTGATCGGCGCGGGTGCGATCGGCGAGAACGTCGCCGACCGCACCACGCAGGGCGGACTCGAGACGGTCATCGTCGAGGAGGAGCTGGTCGGCGGCGAGTGCTCCTACTGGGCCTGCATGCCGTCGAAGGCGCTGCTGCGCGCCGGGGCCGCCCTCCGCGCGGCGCGGGCGGTCGCGGGTGCCGCGGAGGCGGTCACGGGCGAGCTCGATCCGCGCGCGGTGTTCCGCCGCCGCGACCGCATCACCCACGACCGCTCCGACGCCTCCCAGGTGCAGTGGCTCGACGGGGCGGGCATCGAGCTCGTGCGCGGCCATGCGCGGTTCACGGGCCCGCGACGCGTCGTCGTCACGGCGTCCGACGGCACGGTCGTCGAGCTCGAGGCGCGGCACGCGGTCGCCGTGTGCACCGGCTCGGTGCCGGTGCTGCCCGCCGTGCCGGGTCTCGCCGAGCTCGACCCGTGGACGAGCCGCGACGCGACCTCCGCCTCCGAGGCGCCCGCGACGCTCGCCGTGCTCGGCGGGGGCGTCGTCGGCTGCGAGCTCGCGACCGCCTACGCGAGCCTCGGCAGCCGCGTCACCCTCGTGGCCCGGCACGGTCTGCTGGGTGGCCAGGAGCCGTTCGCGGCGGATGCCGTGCGGGCGGGGCTGGAAGGCGCGGGCGTGCGGGTGCTCACCGACACCGACGTCGTGGCGGCGCACGCCGCCGAGAAGAACGCCGTGCTGACCCTCGGCGACGGCAGTCGCATCCTCGCCGAGCGCGTGCTCGTCGCGACCGGACGCACGGGGCGCACGCGCGACCTGGGGATCGAGGAGCTCGGGCTCGCCGCCGGCGACCGCATCGAGGTCGACGACACCCTGCGGGTGCCGGGCTTCGAGTGGCTCTACGCGGTCGGCGACGTCAACGGCCGCGCCCTGCTCACCCACCAGGGCAAGTACCAGGCGCGTGCCGCGGGTGACGCGATCGCCGCGCGCGCGGCGGGTCGCGCGGTCGACGACGCCCCGTGGGGTGCGCACGTGGCGACCGCCGACCACCGGGCCGTGCCCCAGGTGACCTTCACCGATCCGGAGGTCGCCTCGGTCGGGCTCACGGCCGCCGCCGCCGAACGGGCGGGCCTGCGCACGCGGGTGCTCGACTACGAGCTGTCGTGGCTCGCGGGCGCCACGGTGTACGCCGACGACTACGCGGGGCGGGCGCGAGCCGTCGTCGACCTCGACCGCGGCGTGCTCGTCGGCGCGACCTTCGTGGGCCCGGATGTCGGCGAGCTGCTGCAGGCGGCCACGATCGCGGTCGTCGGCGAGGTGCCGCTCGATCGGCTCTGGCACGCCGTTCCCGCCTACCCCACCGTGAGCGAGGTGTGGCTGCGGTGGCTGGAGGCGTTCGGGCGCCCGGGGACCACCGGATGA
- the lysA gene encoding diaminopimelate decarboxylase, protein MTVNPLAPGWLAHPDDANALAPAVWPANADRAGSGALRIAGVTAPALHAAYGTPLYVVDEEAARDRAARIRDAFADAFASSGARTTVYYAGKAFLTIEVARWMVDDGLNLDVCSGGELAVALAADIDPHRLGFHGNNKSLAEIDQAVELGVGAIVLDSVVEIDRVAQAATRHGRVQNVRLRINSGVHASTHEYLATAREDQKFGIPLADAAAAVAAIRAQPSLRFLGLHSHIGSQIFESAGFAEAARRLLEVHATLLEGGEVPELNLGGGFGIAYTGADEVAPIERLATELAEVVGSECARLGIPVPAIAIEPGRAIIGPAGVTLYEVGTVKDVTVDDTAVRRYVSVDGGMSDNLRTALYKADYSVRIANRVSDADPALVRIAGKHCESGDIVVQADYLPGDVRPGDLLAVPATGAYCWSLSSNYNYLGRPAVVAVRDGRSRVLVRRETEFDLLRRDSGYSSSAEDIDHSTRP, encoded by the coding sequence GTGACCGTCAATCCGCTCGCACCCGGGTGGCTCGCCCATCCGGACGACGCGAACGCCCTCGCGCCCGCCGTCTGGCCGGCGAACGCCGACCGCGCGGGCTCCGGGGCGCTGCGCATCGCGGGTGTCACCGCGCCCGCGCTGCACGCCGCCTACGGCACCCCGCTCTACGTCGTCGACGAGGAAGCCGCCCGCGACCGGGCCGCGCGCATCCGCGACGCCTTCGCCGACGCCTTCGCGTCGAGCGGCGCGCGCACGACCGTCTACTACGCGGGCAAGGCGTTCCTCACGATCGAGGTGGCGCGCTGGATGGTCGACGACGGCCTCAACCTCGACGTGTGCAGCGGGGGAGAGCTCGCCGTCGCGCTCGCGGCCGACATCGACCCGCACCGGCTCGGGTTCCACGGCAACAACAAGAGCCTCGCCGAGATCGACCAGGCGGTCGAGCTCGGCGTGGGCGCGATCGTTCTCGACAGCGTCGTCGAGATCGACCGTGTCGCCCAGGCCGCCACCCGTCACGGGCGCGTGCAGAACGTGCGGCTGCGCATCAACAGCGGCGTGCACGCCTCCACCCACGAGTACCTCGCGACCGCCCGCGAGGACCAGAAGTTCGGCATCCCGCTCGCCGACGCCGCAGCCGCCGTCGCCGCGATCCGCGCCCAGCCGAGCCTGAGGTTCCTGGGCCTGCACTCCCACATCGGCTCGCAGATCTTCGAGTCCGCCGGTTTCGCGGAGGCCGCGCGTCGGCTGCTCGAGGTGCACGCGACGCTCCTCGAAGGCGGCGAGGTGCCCGAGCTGAACCTCGGCGGGGGCTTCGGCATCGCCTACACGGGCGCCGACGAGGTGGCCCCCATCGAGCGTCTCGCGACGGAGCTCGCAGAGGTGGTGGGCTCGGAGTGCGCACGGCTCGGCATCCCGGTGCCCGCGATCGCGATCGAGCCGGGGCGCGCCATCATCGGGCCGGCGGGCGTCACCCTGTACGAGGTCGGCACCGTCAAGGACGTGACGGTCGACGACACCGCGGTGCGCCGCTACGTGAGCGTCGACGGTGGCATGAGCGACAACCTGCGCACCGCCCTCTACAAGGCCGACTACTCCGTGCGCATCGCGAACCGCGTCTCGGATGCCGACCCCGCGCTCGTGCGGATCGCCGGGAAGCACTGCGAGTCGGGCGACATCGTCGTGCAGGCCGACTACCTGCCGGGCGACGTGCGCCCGGGCGACCTGCTCGCGGTGCCCGCGACGGGCGCCTACTGCTGGTCGCTCTCCAGCAACTACAACTACCTCGGCCGTCCCGCGGTCGTCGCCGTGCGCGACGGGCGCAGCCGCGTGCTCGTGCGCCGCGAGACGGAGTTCGACCTGCTGCGTCGCGACTCCGGCTACAGCTCGAGCGCCGAGGACATCGACCACTCCACCCGACCGTGA
- a CDS encoding arginase family protein: MAVFVVVPQWQGSPSSRAMRLAEGAAAIRADLPDSATHEVAVPLESGDSQGTGIARFSSLQLVRERLIDTLDEHDGPAIVIGGDCAVSAGAVAHVAGDDLAVVWFDAHPDLNTPSTSPSGAFGGMVLAALVEDGTVDASRVLVAGARSWDAAEEDFAAAKGIVSLDVDAIAEAERLADAVAATGAARVYIHIDLDVLDPSEFSGLLEPIPFGVTTAQLVAAVKAVLSRAPLAGATIASFAPESAEHAVDDAPAILRIIAALRG, encoded by the coding sequence ATGGCCGTCTTCGTCGTCGTCCCGCAGTGGCAGGGCTCGCCCTCGAGCCGCGCGATGCGGCTCGCCGAGGGCGCCGCCGCGATCCGCGCCGACCTGCCGGACTCCGCGACCCATGAGGTGGCCGTGCCGCTCGAGTCCGGCGACTCCCAGGGCACCGGGATCGCGCGCTTCAGCTCGCTGCAGCTCGTGCGCGAGCGCCTCATCGACACGCTCGACGAGCACGACGGACCCGCGATCGTCATCGGCGGCGACTGCGCCGTCTCGGCGGGCGCCGTCGCCCACGTCGCGGGAGACGACCTCGCCGTCGTGTGGTTCGACGCCCACCCCGACCTCAACACGCCCAGCACCTCGCCCTCCGGCGCCTTCGGCGGCATGGTGCTCGCCGCCCTCGTCGAGGACGGCACCGTCGACGCCTCACGGGTGCTCGTCGCGGGCGCCCGCTCCTGGGACGCCGCCGAGGAGGACTTCGCGGCCGCGAAGGGCATCGTCTCCCTCGACGTCGACGCGATCGCGGAGGCCGAGCGGCTCGCGGATGCCGTGGCCGCGACGGGCGCGGCGCGGGTCTACATCCACATCGACCTCGACGTGCTCGACCCGTCCGAGTTCTCGGGGTTGCTCGAGCCGATCCCGTTCGGGGTGACGACGGCGCAGCTCGTCGCCGCGGTCAAGGCGGTCCTCTCGCGGGCGCCGCTCGCGGGCGCCACGATCGCGTCCTTCGCCCCGGAGTCGGCCGAGCACGCGGTCGACGACGCCCCGGCGATCCTGCGGATCATCGCGGCCCTGCGCGGCTGA
- a CDS encoding arginyl-tRNA synthetase, which translates to MPRRSPVTVLSASALLTAALLLTGCTTPEPAPVTDPPTPSDTPTPTPEPTETTAPPQSSPVEVPCDTLVSAQAMYDFNPNFSLLDSWTPDASSAAAHALADEGTACRWQNDTSGETIDVSVASYDAATLEQLANEAYSSSTMVPTYDADEAYFAVTAGVGEAIVFDRDYWVVVRSSYFLEPGDAEPIVSAVLTALP; encoded by the coding sequence ATGCCGCGCCGCTCCCCCGTCACCGTGCTGTCCGCATCCGCGCTCCTCACCGCCGCGCTCCTGCTGACGGGGTGCACGACCCCGGAGCCCGCCCCCGTCACCGACCCGCCGACGCCGAGCGACACCCCCACCCCCACCCCGGAGCCGACCGAGACGACGGCCCCGCCGCAGTCGAGCCCCGTCGAGGTGCCGTGCGACACGCTCGTGAGCGCGCAGGCGATGTACGACTTCAACCCGAACTTCAGCCTGCTCGACTCGTGGACGCCGGATGCCTCCTCGGCCGCCGCGCACGCGCTCGCCGACGAGGGCACCGCCTGCCGCTGGCAGAACGACACGAGCGGCGAGACGATCGACGTGTCGGTCGCCTCCTACGACGCGGCGACCCTCGAGCAACTCGCGAACGAGGCGTACTCGTCGAGCACGATGGTGCCGACCTACGACGCCGACGAGGCGTACTTCGCGGTCACCGCCGGCGTCGGCGAGGCGATCGTCTTCGACCGCGACTACTGGGTCGTCGTGCGTTCGAGCTACTTCCTCGAGCCGGGCGACGCCGAGCCGATCGTCTCGGCCGTGCTGACCGCGCTGCCCTGA
- the argS gene encoding arginine--tRNA ligase, which yields MNPAELAAVLLEIVRRAAAERGTDPDTIAPEDAALERPRNREHGDWASNAALKLGKRLGVPPREFAEQLVAALREVDGVAAADVAGPGFLNITLDAAAAGVLAERILEAGEAYGRGELYAGVRIDLEFVSANPTGPIHIGGTRWAAVGDSLARLFEAQGGEVTREYYFNDHGAQIDRFARSLLAAHLGEPAPEDGYGGSYILDIAARVEADYPGDLSALSRAEQQEVFRELGVTQMFGEIKASLHDFGVDFDVYFHENSLHESGAVERAVARLRELGHIYEADGATWLRTTEFGDDKDRVVIKSDGEPAYISGDLAYYLDKRERGFDRCLIMLGADHHGYVQRLMAMTAAFGDVPYVNHEILIGQLVNLVRGGEPMRMSKRAGTVVTMEDLVDAVGVDAARYALVRSSIDSNIDIDLDLLAKKTNDNPVFYVQYAQSRTRAVARNAATAGVERTGFDPALLVHETESELLGALAEFPRIVLQAAELREPHRVARYLEELAGSYHRWYGACRVIPLGDAPVEDVHRARLTLNDATGQVLRNGLALLGVSAPERM from the coding sequence GTGAACCCCGCCGAACTCGCCGCCGTCCTGCTCGAGATCGTCCGCAGGGCCGCCGCCGAGCGCGGGACCGACCCCGACACGATCGCGCCGGAGGACGCCGCGCTCGAACGGCCCCGCAACCGCGAGCACGGCGACTGGGCGTCCAACGCCGCCCTCAAGCTCGGCAAGCGCCTCGGCGTACCGCCTCGCGAGTTCGCCGAGCAGCTCGTCGCGGCGCTGCGCGAGGTCGACGGCGTCGCCGCGGCCGACGTGGCCGGACCCGGCTTCCTCAACATCACCCTCGACGCGGCCGCCGCCGGCGTGCTCGCCGAGCGGATCCTCGAGGCGGGGGAGGCGTACGGGCGCGGCGAACTGTATGCCGGCGTGCGCATCGACCTCGAGTTCGTGTCCGCCAACCCGACCGGCCCCATCCACATCGGCGGCACCCGCTGGGCGGCGGTCGGCGACAGCCTCGCGCGGCTGTTCGAGGCGCAGGGTGGCGAGGTCACCCGCGAGTACTACTTCAACGACCACGGCGCGCAGATCGACCGCTTCGCGCGCTCGCTGCTCGCGGCCCACCTCGGCGAGCCGGCCCCCGAGGACGGCTACGGCGGCAGCTACATCCTCGACATCGCGGCGCGCGTCGAGGCGGACTACCCGGGCGACCTCTCCGCGCTCAGCCGCGCCGAGCAGCAGGAGGTGTTCCGCGAGCTCGGCGTCACCCAGATGTTCGGCGAGATCAAGGCGAGCCTGCACGACTTCGGGGTCGACTTCGACGTCTACTTCCACGAGAACTCGTTGCACGAATCCGGCGCGGTCGAGCGGGCCGTCGCGCGACTGCGCGAACTCGGTCACATCTACGAGGCCGACGGCGCCACCTGGCTGCGCACGACCGAGTTCGGCGACGACAAGGACCGCGTCGTCATCAAGTCGGATGGCGAGCCCGCCTACATCTCGGGCGACCTCGCCTACTACCTCGACAAGCGCGAACGCGGATTCGACCGCTGCCTCATCATGCTGGGCGCCGACCACCACGGCTACGTGCAGCGCCTCATGGCGATGACGGCCGCCTTCGGCGACGTGCCGTACGTCAACCACGAGATCCTCATCGGGCAGCTCGTGAACCTCGTGCGCGGCGGCGAGCCGATGCGCATGTCCAAGCGCGCCGGCACCGTCGTCACGATGGAGGACCTCGTGGATGCCGTGGGCGTCGACGCGGCGCGGTACGCGCTCGTGCGCAGCTCGATCGACTCCAACATCGACATCGACCTCGACCTGCTCGCCAAGAAGACCAACGACAACCCGGTCTTCTACGTGCAGTACGCGCAGTCCCGCACCCGCGCCGTCGCCCGCAACGCGGCGACCGCCGGTGTCGAGCGCACCGGGTTCGATCCGGCGCTGCTCGTGCACGAGACCGAGAGCGAGCTGCTCGGCGCCCTCGCCGAGTTCCCGCGGATCGTGCTGCAGGCGGCCGAGCTGCGCGAGCCGCACCGGGTGGCCCGCTACCTCGAGGAGCTCGCCGGCTCGTACCACCGCTGGTACGGCGCCTGCCGCGTCATCCCGCTCGGCGACGCCCCCGTCGAGGACGTGCACCGTGCGCGCCTCACCCTCAACGACGCCACCGGCCAGGTGCTGCGCAACGGCCTCGCGCTGCTCGGCGTCTCGGCACCCGAGCGGATGTGA
- a CDS encoding exo-beta-d-1,3/1,6-glucosidase gives MTEPFRDPTLDTSERVADLLARMTLEEKIGQMLQLDARGDLADIVRRRHAGSILHTSPERILEANRLTADTRLRIPLLVAEDCIHGHSFWPGATIFPTQLGMASSWDPELLERVARATAVEVAATGIHWTFSPVLCIARDLRWGRVDETFGEDPHLIGEYASAMVRGYQGDGLADRTAILATAKHFAGYSETQGGRDASEADISRRKLRSWFLPPFERVAREGCRTFMLGYQTTDGVPITVNDWLLTEVLKNEWGYTGALVTDWDNVGRMVWEQRVQPDYAHAAAAATRAGNDMIMTTPGFFEGALEAVERGMLPEDAFDAAVARILALKFDLGLFEDPRLPVADHDDIVGQPAHRELNREIARRSLVLLENDGTLPLGVEPGAAGAATRPLRIAVAGPLADDAQYQLGDWAGGSGQAGWLDGQPRELITTVLDGLRELAPAGSHVDYARGADILTLEPHPLGSHFADGQPRPPVVQACPPDAELIAAAVADAVRADVVVAVVGDHIELVGEGRSTATLELLGGQNALLDALVATGTPVVVVLLASKPLVLPESVADAAAVIWAANPGMEGGRAIAELVLGHVEPSGRLPISFARHVGQQPIYYNQIRGQHGDRYADLTQSPAWAFGEGRSYTGVDYRDLALSRSEAGIDDTVVAEVTVTNTGRRPVRETVQLYLRDEVTSASWADKELKAYRQLTVAPGASERVRIELRVADCTIVDAAGVRVVEPGDFEVLVGPSSRDATLLSARFRVGSSGSDVAAPL, from the coding sequence ATGACCGAACCGTTCCGCGACCCGACCCTCGACACGAGCGAGCGGGTCGCCGACCTGCTCGCGCGCATGACGCTCGAGGAGAAGATCGGCCAGATGCTGCAGCTGGATGCGCGGGGCGACCTCGCGGACATCGTGCGACGACGCCACGCCGGCTCGATCCTGCACACCTCGCCCGAGCGCATCCTCGAGGCGAACCGGCTCACCGCCGACACCCGCCTGCGGATCCCGTTGCTCGTGGCCGAGGACTGCATCCACGGGCACTCGTTCTGGCCGGGTGCCACGATCTTCCCCACCCAGCTCGGCATGGCCTCGTCGTGGGATCCGGAGCTGCTCGAGAGGGTCGCGCGCGCGACGGCGGTCGAGGTCGCCGCGACGGGCATCCACTGGACCTTCTCGCCCGTGCTCTGCATCGCCCGCGACCTGCGCTGGGGGCGCGTCGACGAGACCTTCGGCGAGGACCCGCACCTCATCGGCGAGTACGCCTCCGCCATGGTGCGGGGCTATCAGGGCGACGGTCTCGCCGACCGCACCGCGATCCTCGCCACCGCGAAGCACTTCGCCGGCTACAGCGAGACACAGGGCGGCCGCGACGCATCCGAGGCCGACATCTCGCGTCGCAAGCTGCGCTCCTGGTTCCTGCCGCCGTTCGAGCGCGTCGCGCGCGAGGGGTGCCGCACCTTCATGCTCGGCTACCAGACGACCGACGGCGTGCCGATCACGGTCAACGACTGGCTGCTCACCGAGGTGCTCAAGAACGAGTGGGGATACACCGGCGCCCTCGTCACAGACTGGGACAACGTCGGGCGGATGGTGTGGGAGCAGCGCGTGCAGCCCGACTACGCGCACGCGGCGGCGGCGGCAACCCGCGCCGGCAACGACATGATCATGACGACCCCCGGCTTCTTCGAGGGGGCGCTCGAGGCGGTCGAGCGCGGGATGCTGCCGGAGGACGCCTTCGACGCCGCCGTGGCGCGGATCCTCGCCCTCAAGTTCGATCTCGGGCTCTTCGAGGACCCGCGCCTCCCCGTCGCCGACCACGACGACATCGTCGGGCAGCCCGCCCATCGGGAGCTCAACCGGGAGATCGCCCGGCGCTCGCTCGTGCTGCTCGAGAACGACGGCACCCTGCCGCTCGGTGTGGAGCCCGGCGCGGCGGGTGCCGCGACGCGGCCCCTGCGCATCGCGGTCGCGGGCCCCCTCGCCGACGACGCCCAGTACCAGCTCGGCGACTGGGCGGGCGGCTCGGGACAGGCGGGCTGGCTCGACGGGCAACCGCGTGAGCTCATCACGACGGTGCTCGACGGCCTGCGCGAACTCGCGCCCGCGGGGTCGCACGTCGACTACGCGCGCGGCGCCGACATCCTGACCCTCGAACCGCATCCGCTGGGTTCGCACTTCGCCGACGGGCAGCCGAGGCCGCCCGTCGTGCAGGCGTGCCCGCCCGATGCGGAGCTCATCGCGGCGGCCGTCGCCGATGCCGTGCGGGCCGACGTCGTGGTGGCGGTGGTCGGCGACCACATCGAGCTCGTCGGCGAGGGCCGCTCGACCGCGACCCTCGAGCTGCTCGGCGGCCAGAACGCCCTGCTCGACGCACTCGTCGCGACCGGGACGCCCGTCGTCGTCGTGCTGCTCGCCTCCAAGCCGCTCGTGCTGCCGGAGTCGGTGGCGGATGCCGCCGCGGTGATCTGGGCCGCCAACCCGGGCATGGAAGGCGGTCGCGCGATCGCCGAGCTGGTGCTCGGGCACGTGGAGCCCTCGGGACGGCTGCCGATCTCCTTCGCCCGGCACGTCGGGCAGCAGCCCATCTACTACAACCAGATCCGCGGCCAACACGGCGACCGGTACGCCGACCTCACGCAGTCGCCCGCCTGGGCGTTCGGCGAGGGGCGTTCCTACACGGGCGTCGACTACCGCGATCTCGCGCTCTCACGATCCGAGGCCGGCATCGACGACACCGTCGTCGCCGAGGTCACCGTGACCAATACCGGGCGGCGGCCGGTGCGCGAGACGGTGCAGCTCTACCTGCGCGACGAGGTGACGAGTGCGAGCTGGGCCGACAAGGAGCTCAAGGCCTACCGTCAGCTGACCGTGGCGCCCGGCGCATCCGAGCGGGTTCGCATCGAGCTCCGGGTCGCCGACTGCACGATCGTCGACGCGGCGGGCGTGCGGGTGGTCGAGCCGGGGGACTTCGAGGTTCTCGTGGGACCCTCGTCGCGCGACGCGACGCTGCTGTCGGCGCGGTTCCGCGTCGGTAGCAGCGGCTCAGACGTAGCCGCCCCTCTCTAG
- a CDS encoding transglutaminase-like domain-containing protein — translation MTPRREVCTSLVFEVSDPTAFVLAVAVAEGVPTTVETLRVALDGEPVEPRPLTEGHGTRLSLFETTPGILQLDYTATVVGRAEPAPVDAVDAVVYLRPSRYVQSDTLTPFARDTFGGLEGWPLARAVGEWVHDRLEYRPDATSPTGGAVETLEVGAGVCRDYAHLTAALLRALDHPARIVSVYAPQLDPMDLHAVVEVLVEGRWVVVDATRLAPRTGLVRIATGRDATDTAFETNTLADVELLTMSIDARADTVFADDPDEPVELG, via the coding sequence GTGACGCCCCGGCGGGAGGTGTGCACGAGCCTCGTGTTCGAGGTGTCCGACCCGACCGCCTTCGTGCTCGCGGTGGCCGTCGCCGAGGGGGTGCCCACGACCGTCGAGACCCTGCGGGTGGCCCTCGACGGCGAGCCGGTGGAGCCGCGTCCGCTCACCGAGGGGCACGGCACGCGGCTGTCGCTGTTCGAGACGACCCCCGGCATCCTGCAACTCGACTACACGGCGACGGTCGTCGGGCGCGCGGAGCCGGCCCCCGTCGACGCCGTCGACGCGGTCGTGTACCTGCGGCCGAGCCGCTACGTGCAGTCGGACACCCTCACCCCGTTCGCCCGCGACACCTTCGGCGGGCTCGAGGGGTGGCCGCTCGCCCGCGCGGTCGGCGAGTGGGTGCACGACCGGCTCGAGTACCGGCCGGACGCCACCTCACCGACCGGGGGTGCCGTCGAGACGCTCGAGGTGGGTGCGGGTGTCTGCCGCGACTACGCGCACCTCACGGCGGCGCTGCTGCGCGCCCTCGACCATCCGGCCCGGATCGTGTCGGTGTACGCGCCGCAGCTGGACCCCATGGACCTGCACGCCGTCGTCGAGGTGCTCGTCGAGGGCAGGTGGGTCGTCGTCGACGCGACACGCCTCGCGCCGCGCACCGGCCTCGTCCGCATCGCGACGGGCCGCGACGCGACCGACACCGCGTTCGAGACCAACACCCTCGCCGACGTCGAACTGCTCACGATGTCGATCGACGCGCGCGCCGACACCGTGTTCGCGGACGATCCCGACGAGCCCGTCGAACTCGGCTGA
- a CDS encoding SigE family RNA polymerase sigma factor: MARTSGWEQVVAELVAERGDALLRYARLLTGSPDDAADLVQDALVRTFGRLRNGFSVESAEAYVRRAILNASLDHGRRVTLWRRIAPAQYQPDELPPADGAIELRLDVHEELQKLTPRERACLVLRYYDDLKVDDIAATLGISSGAVKRYLSDGLAKMAIALADDGTAEGRLGPGGARPGTGTTPLRRPASAPDPKEGDRARRS; encoded by the coding sequence GTGGCACGCACATCCGGCTGGGAGCAGGTCGTCGCCGAGCTCGTCGCCGAGCGCGGGGATGCGCTGCTGCGCTACGCGCGGCTGCTGACCGGCAGTCCGGATGACGCCGCCGACCTCGTGCAGGACGCCCTCGTGCGCACCTTCGGCCGCCTCCGCAACGGTTTCAGCGTCGAATCGGCCGAGGCCTACGTGCGCCGCGCCATCCTCAACGCCTCCCTCGACCACGGCCGGCGCGTGACCCTGTGGCGGCGGATCGCGCCCGCCCAGTACCAGCCCGACGAGCTGCCCCCCGCGGACGGCGCGATCGAGCTGCGGCTCGACGTGCACGAGGAACTCCAGAAGCTCACCCCGCGCGAGCGCGCCTGCCTCGTGCTGCGCTACTACGACGACCTCAAGGTCGACGACATCGCCGCGACGCTCGGCATCAGCTCGGGTGCCGTCAAGCGCTACCTGAGCGACGGCCTCGCCAAGATGGCGATCGCGCTCGCCGACGACGGCACCGCGGAGGGGCGGCTCGGTCCGGGCGGCGCCCGCCCCGGCACCGGCACGACGCCGCTGCGGCGCCCCGCGTCCGCGCCCGACCCGAAGGAGGGCGACCGTGCCCGACGAAGCTGA
- a CDS encoding LmeA family phospholipid-binding protein, producing MTAGVTSPAPLPRRRRAWPWVLGGIVLLVAGAAVAVDLLARGYAEDLIADRVADALDVPAGTPVEVDLGGGSILLQALGGSIDEVGIRVDALGLGPLSGDLAIDAEGVPIDPAQPTRALTASFTIPEAALQGISSELSGVPIDSVTLAEPEIVADGTVSVFGLSLPLGLGLTPGVADGAIAFTVTSIRIGDQQLDTAALTGDPVWGAIAGTVLQQRSVCIADRLPDALTLADADVVGGTLRVVLDGSGAPLADYDTKGTCPAS from the coding sequence GTGACCGCAGGGGTCACGAGCCCCGCGCCGCTTCCCCGGAGGCGCCGCGCGTGGCCGTGGGTGCTCGGCGGCATCGTGCTGCTCGTGGCGGGCGCCGCCGTCGCGGTCGATCTGCTCGCGCGCGGCTACGCGGAGGACCTGATCGCCGACCGCGTCGCGGATGCGCTCGACGTGCCCGCGGGCACCCCCGTCGAGGTGGACCTCGGCGGCGGATCGATCCTGCTGCAGGCACTCGGCGGCAGCATCGACGAGGTCGGCATCCGTGTCGACGCCCTCGGGCTCGGGCCGCTCTCGGGTGACCTCGCCATCGACGCCGAGGGGGTGCCGATCGACCCGGCGCAGCCCACGCGGGCGCTCACGGCGAGCTTCACGATCCCGGAGGCAGCCCTGCAGGGCATCTCCTCCGAGCTGAGCGGCGTGCCCATCGACTCGGTGACGCTCGCCGAGCCGGAGATCGTGGCCGACGGCACCGTCTCCGTGTTCGGCCTCTCGCTGCCGCTCGGCCTCGGGCTCACGCCGGGCGTGGCCGACGGGGCGATCGCCTTCACCGTGACGAGCATCCGCATCGGCGACCAGCAGCTCGACACGGCGGCCCTCACGGGCGACCCGGTGTGGGGCGCGATCGCGGGAACCGTGCTGCAGCAGCGCAGCGTCTGCATCGCCGACCGGCTGCCGGACGCGCTCACCCTCGCGGACGCGGATGTCGTGGGCGGCACCCTGCGGGTCGTGCTCGACGGCTCCGGCGCACCGCTCGCCGACTACGACACGAAGGGCACCTGCCCCGCCTCCTGA